A region of Maridesulfovibrio sp. DNA encodes the following proteins:
- a CDS encoding beta-ketoacyl synthase chain length factor, translated as MIRLALHGIGTALAEAGNNVDTSDLNSYFAPRRLRRVDHFTRMTMLAGCRALHDAAGTEQKDLKTALPLPENMGIVVSTGFGPSQTTFEFLDSIIDHGADCASPLSFSHSVHNIPAATMSIFLNNPKPNTTICQLHGPLMTGLQTSACWLAEERVQKVLLGVVDEKTPLLEDNSRRLLDRKAPRCKHLPVGEGACFFLLSAVENGAEAKYGTLEMENLSPQELQETGLPGRVLAPARILPRLENLHLRATATQQADTPCAAGPELAFAAIQAMDKGESCCIEQCGNNFGLITVKPQG; from the coding sequence ATGATACGCCTAGCCCTGCACGGGATCGGAACAGCTCTAGCAGAAGCCGGAAACAATGTAGATACCTCCGATCTGAATTCATATTTTGCTCCCCGCCGTTTACGCAGGGTGGACCACTTCACACGCATGACCATGCTGGCCGGGTGTCGCGCCCTGCATGACGCAGCCGGAACAGAACAAAAAGACCTCAAGACCGCACTCCCCCTGCCCGAGAACATGGGTATTGTTGTCAGTACCGGATTCGGCCCCTCGCAAACCACTTTTGAATTTCTGGATTCCATAATAGACCACGGAGCAGACTGTGCCTCACCGCTGTCATTTTCCCACTCGGTACATAATATCCCGGCAGCGACCATGAGTATTTTCCTGAACAACCCCAAGCCCAACACCACTATCTGCCAACTGCACGGCCCCTTAATGACCGGGTTGCAGACATCCGCATGCTGGCTGGCAGAAGAAAGAGTCCAGAAGGTGTTGCTTGGCGTCGTGGATGAAAAAACTCCCCTGCTCGAAGATAACTCCCGCCGATTGCTGGACCGTAAGGCCCCCCGGTGTAAACATCTTCCTGTCGGAGAAGGAGCGTGCTTTTTTCTGCTTAGTGCAGTTGAAAATGGTGCCGAAGCAAAATACGGAACATTGGAAATGGAGAATCTTTCCCCGCAGGAACTGCAGGAAACAGGATTACCCGGTCGGGTCCTTGCCCCAGCCCGCATACTGCCCAGACTGGAAAACCTTCACCTTAGAGCTACGGCCACACAACAGGCAGACACGCCTTGCGCTGCCGGACCGGAACTTGCCTTTGCCGCGATTCAGGCTATGGACAAAGGAGAAAGCTGCTGCATTGAGCAATGCGGAAACAATTTCGGGCTTATCACCGTAAAACCACAAGGCTGA
- a CDS encoding beta-ketoacyl-[acyl-carrier-protein] synthase family protein, whose protein sequence is MDLPVNICAVGCICAAGKDSRACFDTMLHGDVRPTFKPGFSYDQPMSSPVFAVKQEWIKRQEQNPPLTETIKLLFQAADEALAQAGLTPQKLGGLKVGSCIGSSTGASLNFMPFYQQWREEKEPDLKIIESYLSCNPATAVADRYALNGPVQTVTNACSSGTDAIGIGSSWIRQGLCDLVIAGGADALSGISYTGFSRLMITSPERCRPFDKDRQGLNLGEGAATVILAGEKAMQELQLNSMAKVIGYGTCCDAHHLTAPHPEGSGLKQAINDALQRSGITASDIGFINVHGTGTENNDRIEGQVIRDLFPRTTFTGIKGFTGHTLGAAGAIEAVMTVMSLKHGLLMPTSGFREASAKSNAIPVTAKSSIKAEYALSDSLAFGGNNSALVFKKGAA, encoded by the coding sequence ATGGACCTTCCCGTCAATATCTGCGCCGTCGGCTGTATCTGTGCCGCTGGAAAGGATAGCCGCGCATGTTTTGATACCATGTTGCACGGGGATGTCCGGCCCACTTTCAAACCCGGTTTTTCATATGACCAACCCATGTCCTCCCCCGTTTTCGCAGTAAAGCAGGAGTGGATTAAGCGGCAGGAACAAAATCCCCCGCTGACAGAGACTATAAAACTCCTTTTTCAAGCAGCGGACGAGGCTCTGGCACAAGCCGGACTGACCCCGCAAAAACTCGGCGGCCTTAAGGTCGGATCCTGCATCGGCTCTTCCACCGGGGCATCGCTTAATTTCATGCCTTTTTACCAGCAATGGCGGGAAGAGAAAGAACCGGATCTTAAAATTATTGAGAGCTACTTGTCCTGCAATCCGGCAACAGCCGTAGCGGATAGATACGCCCTGAACGGTCCGGTGCAGACCGTAACCAATGCCTGCTCTTCCGGCACCGATGCCATCGGCATAGGATCATCGTGGATAAGACAGGGACTTTGCGATCTGGTTATTGCCGGAGGCGCCGACGCCCTGAGCGGAATTTCCTACACCGGTTTTTCCCGGCTGATGATCACCAGCCCGGAAAGATGCCGCCCCTTTGACAAAGACAGGCAAGGCCTGAATCTGGGAGAAGGCGCGGCTACAGTTATCCTTGCAGGGGAAAAAGCCATGCAGGAACTGCAACTCAATTCCATGGCGAAGGTTATTGGCTACGGCACCTGCTGCGATGCCCACCACCTGACTGCACCACATCCTGAGGGTTCCGGACTGAAACAGGCCATAAACGATGCTCTGCAACGCAGCGGCATAACAGCTTCCGACATAGGATTCATTAACGTACACGGCACAGGCACAGAGAATAACGACCGTATTGAAGGTCAGGTCATAAGGGATTTATTTCCCCGCACCACTTTCACAGGGATCAAAGGATTCACCGGGCATACTTTAGGCGCTGCAGGAGCTATAGAAGCGGTCATGACTGTAATGTCGCTTAAACACGGGTTGCTAATGCCCACCTCTGGATTCCGTGAGGCTTCGGCTAAATCAAACGCAATCCCGGTGACCGCAAAATCTTCAATAAAGGCCGAATACGCACTTAGTGATTCACTGGCTTTCGGCGGAAACAATTCCGCCCTTGTCTTTAAAAAGGGGGCAGCATGA
- a CDS encoding phosphopantetheine-binding protein has translation MHTKLKELLIEELNLIDVTVDEIENDAPLFGEGLGLDSLDAVEIVVLVQKNFNVEIKNMEEGKAAFQSVNSLVDFIREKQA, from the coding sequence AAAGAACTGCTGATTGAAGAACTGAACCTCATCGACGTCACCGTCGACGAAATCGAAAACGATGCGCCCCTCTTCGGAGAAGGACTCGGTCTTGACTCTCTCGATGCTGTGGAAATCGTTGTACTGGTCCAGAAGAACTTCAACGTTGAAATCAAAAACATGGAAGAAGGCAAGGCTGCCTTCCAGAGCGTAAACAGTCTAGTGGACTTCATCAGGGAAAAACAGGCTTAA
- the nifH gene encoding nitrogenase iron protein, with amino-acid sequence MRKVAIYGKGGIGKSTTTQNTVAGLATMGRKVMVVGCDPKADSTRLLLGGLAQKSVLDTLREEGEDVELEDIRKPGFGESWCVESGGPEPGVGCAGRGIITSINMLENLGAYEESEGLDYAFYDVLGDVVCGGFAMPIRDGKAEEIYIVCSGEMMAMYAANNICKGIMKYAESGGVRLGGLICNSRNVDNEKEMIEELAKKIGTQMIYFVPRDNDVQRAEINRKTVIEWNDSVPQAAAYMGLAKAIDENEMFVVPKPLEIEELEQLLLDYGLMEV; translated from the coding sequence ATGAGAAAGGTAGCAATTTACGGAAAAGGCGGAATCGGCAAATCCACAACCACCCAGAACACAGTAGCAGGTCTTGCAACAATGGGCCGCAAAGTTATGGTTGTCGGATGTGACCCCAAGGCAGACTCAACCCGTCTGCTGCTCGGTGGCCTGGCTCAGAAATCAGTTCTCGATACCCTTCGTGAAGAAGGTGAAGACGTTGAACTTGAGGATATCCGCAAGCCCGGTTTCGGTGAATCATGGTGTGTTGAGTCCGGCGGTCCCGAGCCCGGTGTCGGCTGCGCAGGACGCGGTATCATCACTTCCATCAACATGCTTGAAAACCTCGGCGCTTATGAAGAATCCGAAGGCCTTGATTACGCCTTCTACGACGTACTCGGTGACGTTGTTTGCGGTGGATTCGCAATGCCTATCCGCGACGGTAAAGCAGAAGAAATCTACATCGTCTGTTCCGGTGAAATGATGGCGATGTATGCAGCTAACAACATCTGCAAAGGTATCATGAAATACGCGGAATCCGGTGGAGTACGCCTCGGTGGACTGATCTGCAACTCCCGTAACGTTGATAACGAAAAAGAAATGATCGAAGAACTGGCCAAGAAAATCGGCACCCAGATGATCTACTTCGTACCCCGTGACAACGACGTACAGCGTGCTGAAATCAACCGTAAAACAGTTATTGAATGGAACGACAGCGTACCGCAGGCTGCCGCCTACATGGGCCTTGCAAAAGCCATCGACGAAAACGAAATGTTCGTTGTTCCCAAACCCCTTGAAATCGAAGAACTGGAACAGCTGCTCCTCGATTACGGCCTGATGGAAGTTTAA
- a CDS encoding AMP-binding enzyme, with amino-acid sequence MTAKLSLTAQDIAEMISSTLLAEMDYSRKLEFCTGQSLAGDFIPLNTIFQDPERILERIGMQFGIESSQLAGKDINLMAELILNQTGGRPCRVTFFTSGSTGTPVPAASNFTDLEQEIHSLASIFPDRRRVVSFVPRHHIYGFLFSILLPKALGVPKEYSPPLPGMEQIKKMRNGDLIIAFPLLWKKLENLDGVFPENVFGVTSTGPCPAETITGLQAQGLARMTEVYGSSETGGVGFRHDPSGMYTLLSHWKKTGDSTIERTSATGDKQQHVLQDHLEWQGARFRPLKRADKAVQVGGINVYPARVENFFRELPQVRDCCVRLMRADEGERLKIFIVPASEKENAALEKELRNLAIDKLSHHEKPGKYNFGPSLPVSNIGKLSDW; translated from the coding sequence ATGACTGCAAAGCTGTCACTTACTGCGCAGGACATAGCGGAAATGATCTCGTCAACGCTACTTGCGGAAATGGATTACAGCCGGAAGCTGGAATTTTGCACAGGGCAGTCCCTGGCCGGAGATTTTATACCCCTTAATACGATCTTTCAGGACCCGGAAAGAATTCTTGAACGGATCGGAATGCAGTTCGGTATTGAATCATCACAACTGGCGGGTAAAGACATTAACCTGATGGCGGAACTGATCCTGAATCAAACAGGAGGCAGGCCTTGCCGGGTAACATTTTTCACATCCGGCAGCACCGGCACACCGGTTCCTGCAGCATCGAACTTCACCGACCTTGAACAGGAAATCCATTCTCTTGCAAGTATCTTCCCGGATCGCAGGCGGGTGGTCAGCTTTGTGCCCCGGCACCATATTTACGGATTCCTGTTTTCTATCCTGCTCCCCAAAGCACTGGGGGTGCCGAAAGAATACAGCCCTCCCCTGCCCGGCATGGAGCAGATAAAAAAAATGCGCAACGGCGACCTGATCATTGCCTTCCCGCTGCTCTGGAAAAAGCTTGAAAATCTGGACGGAGTCTTCCCTGAAAATGTATTCGGGGTGACTTCAACCGGGCCATGTCCGGCAGAAACAATTACTGGCCTGCAGGCACAGGGGCTGGCCCGCATGACAGAAGTCTACGGTTCATCAGAGACAGGCGGAGTTGGATTTCGTCATGACCCTTCGGGCATGTATACCCTGCTGAGCCACTGGAAAAAAACAGGGGACTCCACCATCGAACGGACTTCGGCAACGGGAGACAAACAACAGCATGTCCTGCAGGATCATCTCGAATGGCAGGGAGCCCGGTTCCGACCGCTTAAACGGGCCGACAAAGCCGTACAGGTTGGGGGGATAAACGTTTATCCGGCACGGGTGGAAAATTTCTTCAGAGAATTACCTCAGGTCAGGGATTGTTGCGTAAGGCTCATGAGAGCAGATGAAGGGGAAAGATTAAAGATTTTTATAGTTCCGGCCTCTGAGAAAGAAAACGCAGCCCTTGAAAAAGAGCTGCGTAATCTGGCGATTGATAAACTTTCCCATCACGAAAAACCCGGAAAATATAATTTCGGACCAAGCCTGCCCGTGTCAAATATTGGTAAGCTCAGCGACTGGTAA
- a CDS encoding pyruvate carboxyltransferase, with translation MLIDTTLREGAQLFGAYFNLETRKRIASSLVAMGVDEIELGWVGQEDLDLFAAYAKSFEGKTAFSVWSPCREKDIETAGKLGLNRINIGVPVSDLHIEKRLRSDRQAILRKLAAAVRAAKNCGFEYISVGLEDISRADGNFSLSMALHAEVCGASRVRLADSLGQLTPLAMEKLVNRFKDKVNIDIAVHCHDDFGMATANSFTALEAGADYADCSVIGIGERSGIAATEELVARLTLREGSSRYSTAVLKEACMLVGKAAKVAIPRTKAVVGTDIFACESGLHTHALSKSPELFEPYDPESVGTARKLAVGGKSGRAAVRNALDEYGIDCGTDSLSTLTEAVRQLSLRLERPLTRSEFIKLNDEEVYS, from the coding sequence ATGTTGATCGATACCACCCTGCGTGAAGGCGCACAGTTGTTCGGGGCTTATTTCAATCTGGAAACCCGCAAGCGCATCGCATCCTCTCTCGTCGCCATGGGCGTGGATGAGATAGAGCTGGGTTGGGTAGGACAAGAAGATCTTGATCTGTTCGCAGCATATGCAAAGTCGTTTGAGGGAAAGACAGCCTTCAGTGTCTGGTCGCCCTGTAGAGAAAAAGATATTGAGACTGCAGGCAAACTGGGACTGAATCGTATTAATATCGGAGTCCCTGTTTCAGACCTGCATATTGAGAAAAGATTAAGGTCTGACCGTCAGGCCATACTGCGTAAGCTGGCAGCAGCTGTGCGGGCTGCCAAGAATTGCGGATTCGAGTATATCTCAGTCGGGCTTGAGGATATTTCCCGTGCTGACGGAAATTTTTCCCTGAGTATGGCTTTGCATGCCGAGGTCTGTGGAGCCTCAAGGGTCCGGCTTGCGGATTCGCTGGGGCAACTGACTCCCCTTGCCATGGAAAAACTGGTCAATAGATTTAAAGACAAGGTTAATATTGATATTGCCGTACACTGCCACGATGATTTCGGCATGGCTACGGCCAACTCTTTCACCGCCCTTGAAGCCGGGGCCGATTACGCAGATTGTTCCGTAATCGGTATCGGCGAGCGGTCCGGCATTGCCGCCACAGAGGAACTGGTGGCAAGGCTGACCCTGCGCGAGGGCAGTTCCCGGTATTCCACTGCAGTATTGAAAGAAGCCTGCATGCTGGTAGGGAAGGCGGCTAAGGTTGCTATCCCGCGAACCAAGGCAGTTGTCGGCACCGACATTTTTGCCTGTGAATCAGGATTGCACACCCATGCTCTGAGCAAATCTCCGGAGCTGTTTGAACCTTACGATCCCGAGTCCGTTGGTACTGCCCGCAAGCTGGCAGTAGGCGGCAAAAGCGGACGGGCCGCAGTTCGAAATGCCCTTGATGAATACGGCATTGATTGCGGAACCGACTCTCTTTCCACCCTTACCGAAGCCGTGCGCCAGCTTTCACTGCGCCTTGAACGGCCTTTGACCCGCAGTGAATTTATCAAGCTCAATGATGAGGAGGTCTACTCGTGA
- a CDS encoding P-II family nitrogen regulator produces the protein MKEIIAVVRMDMMNRTKKALTEAGIDAFFAHEAQGRGKGFVNPAVLEGVESGYEEAAAVLGEKGKLYPKRVLTAVVPEESVDEVIAEIIKVNKSGKPGDGKIFVCPVGDAVRVRTGETGAKSIA, from the coding sequence ATGAAGGAAATCATCGCAGTTGTGCGGATGGATATGATGAACCGCACCAAAAAAGCCCTCACCGAAGCAGGCATCGATGCTTTCTTCGCCCACGAGGCCCAGGGACGCGGAAAAGGTTTCGTCAACCCGGCAGTTCTTGAAGGGGTTGAATCAGGATACGAAGAAGCCGCAGCCGTCCTCGGCGAAAAAGGTAAACTCTATCCCAAACGCGTCCTTACCGCAGTTGTTCCTGAGGAATCAGTGGACGAAGTAATAGCTGAAATTATCAAGGTCAACAAATCCGGCAAACCCGGAGACGGCAAAATATTCGTCTGCCCCGTTGGCGATGCAGTCAGAGTCAGAACCGGAGAAACAGGCGCGAAGTCCATCGCCTAA
- a CDS encoding P-II family nitrogen regulator, which produces MMIMVRAIVRPEKADDVLAALMDNGYPAVTKYSVAGRGKQRGIKIGEVTYDEIPKTMLMSVVKAEDKDFVINTIMDAARSGTKGAFGDGKIFVTDVEDVYTISSGINEAAPVEEA; this is translated from the coding sequence ATGATGATCATGGTGAGAGCAATCGTAAGACCGGAAAAAGCGGATGATGTACTGGCCGCACTCATGGACAACGGCTACCCCGCTGTAACCAAATACTCCGTAGCCGGCCGCGGTAAACAGCGCGGCATCAAAATCGGCGAAGTAACCTACGACGAAATCCCCAAAACCATGCTCATGAGCGTGGTCAAAGCCGAAGACAAGGACTTCGTAATCAACACCATTATGGACGCAGCCCGCTCCGGCACCAAGGGTGCTTTCGGTGACGGTAAGATCTTCGTAACCGATGTTGAAGACGTCTACACCATCAGCTCCGGTATCAATGAAGCGGCTCCGGTTGAGGAGGCTTAG